The Staphylococcus sp. KG4-3 genome has a window encoding:
- the treP gene encoding PTS system trehalose-specific EIIBC component, translating to MAVKKKDVQDIVEAVGGKDNLDTATHCVTRLRLVLKDDDKVDKDRLSNNDLVKGQFKADNQYQIVIGPGTVDEVYKQLIAETGISESSKDDAKAAAAKKGNPIQRLIKLLGDIFIPILPAIVTAGLLMGINNLLTMEDLFGPKPLVEQFPQLGDISNIINVIASTAFIFLPALIGWSSMRVFGGSQILGLVLGLILMNPQLVSQYDIAKGNIPTWDIFGLEIKQLNYQGQVLPILLAAYVLAQIEKFLNKHIHDSIKMLVVGPIALLITGFLAFIVIGPVALWLGTGITNGVTFVFEHAGWLGGAIYGLLYAPLVITGLHHMFLAVDFQLMGSELGGTYLWPILAISNICQGSAAFGAWFVYRRRKMGKEQGLAMTSGVSGFLGVTEPALFGVNLPLKYPFVAAISTSCVLGAIIGATRVLGSVGVGGVPAFISIKSEYWGIYLVCTFLAIVVPAILTVFLSKFSKDKAKEMVEE from the coding sequence ATGGCCGTTAAAAAGAAAGATGTGCAAGATATAGTCGAAGCTGTTGGGGGCAAAGATAATTTGGACACAGCAACACACTGTGTTACACGTTTGAGACTTGTCTTGAAAGACGATGATAAAGTGGACAAAGACCGATTGAGTAATAATGATTTAGTGAAAGGCCAGTTCAAAGCGGATAACCAATATCAAATAGTTATTGGGCCGGGAACGGTAGACGAAGTCTATAAGCAACTGATAGCAGAAACGGGGATTAGTGAATCATCTAAAGATGATGCAAAGGCGGCAGCAGCTAAAAAGGGAAATCCTATTCAAAGATTGATTAAGTTACTGGGGGATATCTTTATACCAATCTTGCCAGCAATCGTAACTGCTGGTTTACTTATGGGAATTAATAATTTACTCACAATGGAAGATTTATTTGGACCGAAACCACTTGTTGAACAATTTCCGCAATTGGGCGATATCTCAAATATTATTAATGTCATTGCTAGTACAGCTTTCATATTTTTACCAGCATTGATTGGTTGGAGTAGTATGCGTGTGTTCGGAGGAAGTCAAATACTTGGTTTAGTGTTAGGTTTGATTTTAATGAATCCACAGCTTGTTTCTCAGTATGACATTGCAAAAGGTAACATTCCTACTTGGGATATTTTTGGTTTAGAAATCAAGCAACTAAATTATCAAGGACAAGTGTTGCCGATTTTACTTGCAGCATATGTTTTAGCTCAAATTGAAAAATTCTTAAATAAACATATTCATGATTCAATTAAAATGTTAGTTGTTGGTCCAATTGCATTACTAATAACAGGATTCTTAGCATTCATTGTTATTGGTCCTGTAGCGTTATGGCTAGGTACTGGCATTACAAATGGTGTGACGTTCGTCTTTGAACATGCTGGTTGGTTAGGTGGCGCTATTTATGGTTTGTTATACGCACCACTTGTTATTACAGGATTACATCATATGTTCTTGGCTGTTGATTTCCAACTTATGGGTAGTGAGCTCGGTGGAACATACTTATGGCCAATTTTGGCGATATCTAATATTTGTCAGGGGTCAGCAGCATTCGGCGCTTGGTTTGTTTATAGAAGACGTAAAATGGGCAAAGAACAAGGTTTGGCGATGACTTCTGGTGTTTCAGGTTTCTTAGGGGTGACGGAACCGGCATTATTTGGTGTCAATTTACCATTGAAATATCCGTTTGTCGCAGCGATTTCAACATCTTGTGTGTTAGGAGCAATCATTGGTGCAACGCGCGTGCTTGGTAGTGTTGGTGTCGGTGGCGTTCCTGCTTTCATCTCAATTAAAAGCGAGTATTGGGGTATCTACCTTGTATGTACCTTTTTAGCAATTGTGGTTCCGGCAATTTTAACGGTATTCTTGTCAAAATTTAGTAAAGATAAAGCAAAAGAAATGGTAGAAGAATAA
- the treC gene encoding alpha,alpha-phosphotrehalase, giving the protein MSQSDWRKSVVYQIYPKSFNDTTGNGEGDLKGIIEKLDYLQYLGVDYIWLTPVYESPMNDNGYDISDYYKINEKFGTIEDLETLVAEAHKRDLKIMMDIVINHTSTEHEWFKQAYADSDSEYRDYYFFKRSSDAQPPTNWESKFGGNAWKYDEKTDAYYLHLFDVTQADLNWDNPKVRYALYDIINYWIDFGIDGFRFDVINLISKGEFKNSKKIGKEFYTDGPHVHEYLHEMNECTFGGKDLMTVGEMSSTTIDHCIKYTAPERQELNSVFNFHHLKVDYVNGEKWSNAKLDFHKLKDILMEWQLGIYEGGGWNAIFWCNHDQPRVVSRFGNDTNEMLRKQSSKMLATVLHMMQGTPYIYQGEEIGMTDPGFGSIDQYRDIESLNAYNNMKRAGYDEDEILTILGQKSRDNSRTPVQWTSEENAGFTKGTPWIDIPNNFDQINVEAAIKDDQSVLHTYRDLIRLRHEYDIITYGSIEPLYMEHDELFVYKRHYKGETWLVVANFSKESVTIPEDLNVEGRVMMQHGNISDGLIDGFGAIVVAQ; this is encoded by the coding sequence ATGAGTCAAAGTGATTGGAGAAAGTCAGTAGTTTATCAAATATATCCGAAATCATTTAATGACACGACAGGTAACGGTGAAGGTGATTTGAAAGGAATCATTGAAAAGTTAGATTATTTACAGTATTTAGGTGTAGACTACATTTGGTTAACACCAGTGTATGAATCTCCAATGAATGATAATGGTTATGACATTAGTGATTATTATAAAATAAATGAGAAGTTCGGCACGATTGAAGATTTAGAAACACTTGTTGCTGAAGCTCATAAACGTGATTTAAAGATAATGATGGATATTGTTATAAATCATACATCTACAGAACACGAATGGTTTAAACAAGCATACGCTGATAGCGATAGTGAATATAGAGATTACTATTTCTTTAAAAGGTCATCTGATGCTCAACCACCAACAAATTGGGAATCGAAATTTGGAGGGAATGCGTGGAAATACGATGAAAAGACAGATGCGTATTATTTACATTTGTTTGATGTAACACAAGCGGATTTGAACTGGGATAACCCCAAAGTAAGGTACGCATTATATGATATTATCAATTATTGGATAGACTTCGGTATAGATGGCTTCCGTTTTGATGTTATTAATCTAATTTCAAAAGGTGAATTTAAAAATTCTAAAAAAATAGGAAAAGAATTCTATACGGACGGCCCACATGTACATGAATATTTACATGAAATGAATGAGTGTACTTTTGGAGGTAAAGACTTAATGACTGTGGGTGAGATGTCTTCCACAACGATTGATCATTGTATAAAATATACGGCGCCTGAACGTCAAGAGTTGAATAGCGTTTTCAATTTCCATCATCTTAAAGTGGATTACGTTAATGGCGAAAAATGGTCAAATGCAAAATTAGACTTTCATAAATTAAAAGATATACTAATGGAATGGCAACTGGGCATTTATGAAGGTGGAGGTTGGAACGCGATTTTTTGGTGTAATCATGATCAACCGCGTGTTGTTTCGCGTTTTGGAAACGATACTAATGAAATGTTACGTAAACAAAGCTCTAAGATGCTGGCAACAGTATTGCATATGATGCAAGGGACGCCATATATATATCAAGGGGAAGAAATAGGTATGACGGATCCTGGTTTTGGTAGTATTGACCAGTACAGAGATATAGAATCGTTAAACGCTTATAATAATATGAAACGAGCTGGTTATGATGAAGATGAAATATTAACAATATTAGGTCAAAAATCTAGAGATAACTCACGAACACCTGTACAGTGGACGAGCGAGGAAAATGCAGGATTTACTAAAGGAACACCTTGGATAGATATTCCTAATAATTTTGATCAAATCAATGTTGAAGCAGCTATTAAAGATGATCAATCTGTTTTGCATACTTACAGAGACTTAATTCGCTTACGTCATGAATACGATATTATAACTTATGGTAGTATTGAACCATTGTACATGGAACACGATGAGTTATTTGTATATAAACGACATTATAAAGGTGAAACTTGGTTAGTTGTGGCGAACTTTTCAAAAGAAAGTGTTACTATACCAGAAGACTTAAATGTTGAAGGTCGAGTGATGATGCAACATGGTAATATCTCGGATGGGCTGATAGATGGTTTTGGTGCAATAGTTGTAGCACAATAA
- the treR gene encoding trehalose operon repressor, translating to MTQKKFITIYETLRADIIESRISYGTQLPSEYELVETYDASRETVRKALNLLVRDGMIQKIRGKGSVVIYQGLTEFPFADLTSFREVQQGLGLQHETEVKVLERIPAGDVPRVKEALNVTQSTVLWHVIRTRKINDKVKIIDEDYLIEAIVPGLTLDIVKTSLYAYVENVLGLDISYSNKSITFEAFGDLEYEMFGDVAPPYTATVRGIVHLKDTTQFQYNISRHLATEFKFKDFSRRHKI from the coding sequence ATGACACAAAAAAAGTTTATTACAATATATGAAACTTTGCGAGCAGACATCATTGAATCGCGCATATCTTATGGTACACAATTACCGTCAGAATATGAACTGGTAGAAACTTATGATGCGTCACGTGAAACTGTCCGTAAAGCTTTGAATTTATTAGTGAGAGATGGAATGATACAAAAAATTCGTGGTAAAGGTTCGGTTGTAATATATCAAGGACTAACAGAATTTCCATTTGCAGATTTAACGAGCTTTCGAGAAGTTCAACAAGGGCTAGGATTACAACATGAAACTGAAGTGAAAGTTTTAGAGCGAATACCTGCAGGGGATGTGCCAAGGGTGAAGGAAGCTTTAAATGTTACCCAAAGCACAGTATTGTGGCATGTTATTCGTACTAGAAAAATTAATGACAAAGTAAAGATAATTGATGAAGATTATTTAATAGAAGCAATTGTTCCAGGTTTGACCTTAGATATTGTAAAAACGTCTCTATATGCATATGTAGAGAATGTGCTAGGGTTAGATATTAGTTATTCTAATAAATCAATAACATTTGAAGCTTTTGGTGATTTAGAGTATGAGATGTTTGGTGATGTAGCGCCACCTTATACAGCTACTGTACGGGGGATTGTACATCTCAAAGATACTACACAATTCCAATATAATATTTCTAGGCATTTAGCCACAGAGTTTAAATTTAAAGATTTCTCAAGACGTCACAAAATATAA
- a CDS encoding GNAT family N-acetyltransferase: MQIYLSTLTENDYDTSLDAIEAAFSDVAESNHDEQELVKKLRKAPEYNYELEVVAKNDDGEVIGHIMLSEIAIVSGDNRYTALALAPLSVLADYRGKGIGKALIQAVEERAKAQDYSTIIVLGDPSYYGKFGYEEAQDFEISNPFDVPSKFFMVKFLWDQLLEQPKGDVIYPEAFN; the protein is encoded by the coding sequence ATGCAAATTTACTTAAGTACTTTAACTGAAAATGATTATGATACAAGTTTAGATGCTATTGAAGCGGCTTTTTCAGATGTGGCAGAATCAAATCACGATGAACAAGAATTAGTGAAAAAGTTGAGGAAAGCACCTGAATATAATTATGAACTAGAGGTTGTAGCTAAAAATGATGACGGTGAAGTCATAGGTCATATCATGTTATCTGAAATTGCAATTGTAAGTGGAGACAACCGTTATACCGCTTTGGCATTAGCGCCATTATCTGTATTAGCAGATTATAGAGGGAAAGGTATAGGCAAAGCGCTGATTCAAGCGGTTGAAGAACGGGCTAAAGCACAAGACTATAGTACGATTATTGTATTGGGAGACCCATCATATTATGGTAAGTTTGGTTATGAAGAGGCACAAGATTTTGAGATTTCTAATCCGTTTGATGTACCATCGAAATTCTTTATGGTTAAATTTTTATGGGATCAATTACTTGAACAACCAAAAGGTGATGTAATTTATCCTGAAGCTTTTAACTAA
- the dnaX gene encoding DNA polymerase III subunit gamma/tau, with protein sequence MNYQALYRMFRPQSFDDVVGQEHVTKTLRNAISKNKQSHAYIFSGPRGTGKTSIAKVFAKAINCLERADGEPCNECAICKGITRGTNSDVIEIDAASNNGVDEIRNIRDKVKYAPSESKFKVYIIDEVHMLTTGAFNALLKTLEEPPAHAIFILATTEPHKIPPTIISRAQRFDFKAISQNEIVERLKFVAEEQQIDYDETALDFIAKASEGGMRDALSIMDQAIAFGDEHLTLEDALNVTGSVDAKALDELFREVVEGDVRNAFATYHKFVSQGKEVNRLINDMIYFVRDTIMNKTSNEETEYDALMHFELNVLYKMIDVINDTLVSIRFSVNQSVHFEVLLVKLAEMIKETPEHVRTVATTGVATEPNNDVLIQRMEQLENELKSIRANGIATTTSPQQTKRVSSKGGQSKNAFSMQQIAKVLDKANKDDIKQLKEHWQEVVDHAKNNDMKSLVSLLQNSEPVAASETHVLIKFEEEIHCEIVNKDDEKRENIENVVCNIIDKTVKVVGVPADQWMRVRTEYLQNRKTGSTTEAGNDEQTTTQIPDEVDVVQKAKDLFGESTVNVIDEE encoded by the coding sequence GTGAATTATCAAGCTTTATATAGAATGTTCCGACCGCAAAGTTTCGATGATGTTGTAGGACAGGAACATGTTACCAAAACACTACGTAATGCGATTTCGAAAAATAAACAATCACATGCTTATATATTTAGCGGGCCTAGGGGTACTGGGAAAACAAGTATCGCCAAAGTGTTTGCCAAAGCTATTAATTGTCTTGAGCGTGCAGATGGAGAACCTTGTAATGAATGTGCGATTTGTAAAGGTATCACTCGTGGTACAAACTCAGACGTTATTGAAATTGATGCAGCTAGTAATAATGGTGTGGATGAAATTAGAAATATTAGAGATAAAGTTAAATATGCACCTAGTGAATCGAAATTTAAAGTTTATATCATAGATGAAGTACACATGCTTACGACTGGCGCGTTTAACGCATTGCTTAAAACATTGGAAGAACCACCAGCACACGCGATTTTTATATTGGCGACAACAGAACCTCACAAAATTCCGCCTACAATTATCTCAAGAGCACAGAGATTTGATTTTAAAGCAATTAGTCAAAATGAAATTGTAGAAAGATTGAAATTCGTAGCAGAAGAACAACAAATTGATTATGATGAAACGGCATTAGATTTTATAGCGAAAGCTTCTGAAGGTGGTATGCGTGATGCGCTAAGTATTATGGACCAAGCTATTGCTTTTGGTGATGAGCACTTGACCTTAGAAGATGCTTTGAATGTCACGGGTAGTGTAGATGCGAAAGCGTTAGATGAATTATTTAGAGAGGTTGTAGAGGGGGATGTAAGAAATGCCTTTGCAACGTACCATAAATTTGTGTCTCAGGGTAAAGAAGTAAATCGCTTGATTAATGATATGATTTATTTTGTTAGAGATACGATTATGAATAAAACATCTAACGAAGAAACTGAATATGATGCATTAATGCATTTTGAGTTAAATGTACTATACAAAATGATAGATGTTATTAACGATACACTTGTATCGATTCGTTTCAGTGTGAATCAAAGTGTACATTTTGAAGTATTATTAGTAAAATTAGCTGAAATGATTAAAGAAACACCTGAACATGTTCGAACAGTTGCTACAACAGGTGTTGCAACAGAACCTAATAATGATGTATTGATACAAAGAATGGAACAACTTGAAAATGAGCTTAAATCAATTAGGGCGAATGGTATAGCGACAACTACATCGCCGCAGCAAACAAAGCGTGTTTCTAGCAAAGGTGGACAATCTAAAAATGCCTTTTCAATGCAACAAATTGCCAAAGTTTTAGATAAAGCGAATAAAGATGATATCAAACAATTGAAAGAGCATTGGCAAGAAGTTGTCGATCATGCCAAAAATAATGATATGAAATCTTTAGTTAGCTTGTTACAGAATTCTGAACCAGTGGCAGCTAGTGAGACCCATGTGCTTATCAAATTTGAGGAAGAGATTCATTGTGAAATTGTTAATAAAGATGATGAAAAACGAGAGAACATCGAAAATGTTGTTTGTAATATTATAGATAAGACAGTTAAAGTAGTTGGGGTGCCAGCAGATCAATGGATGAGAGTGAGAACAGAATATCTTCAAAATAGAAAAACTGGCTCAACAACAGAAGCTGGAAATGACGAACAAACTACGACTCAAATACCTGATGAAGTAGATGTTGTTCAAAAAGCAAAAGACTTATTCGGTGAAAGTACTGTAAATGTTATAGATGAAGAGTGA
- a CDS encoding YbaB/EbfC family nucleoid-associated protein, whose amino-acid sequence MRGGGNMQQMMKQMQKMQKKMGEEQEKLKEEKVQGTAGGGMVTVTVSGHKEVLDVEIKEEAVDPDDIEMLQDLVIAATNEAMNKADELTQERLGKHTQGLNIPGM is encoded by the coding sequence ATGCGCGGTGGCGGAAATATGCAACAAATGATGAAACAAATGCAAAAAATGCAAAAGAAAATGGGCGAAGAGCAAGAAAAGCTTAAAGAAGAAAAAGTGCAAGGTACAGCTGGTGGCGGTATGGTAACTGTAACTGTATCAGGTCATAAAGAAGTATTAGATGTAGAAATTAAAGAAGAAGCGGTAGATCCAGATGACATTGAAATGTTACAAGACTTAGTGATTGCTGCTACAAATGAAGCAATGAATAAAGCAGATGAACTTACGCAAGAACGTTTAGGTAAGCACACGCAAGGCTTAAACATTCCTGGAATGTGA
- the recR gene encoding recombination mediator RecR, with protein sequence MHYPEPISKLIDSFMKLPGIGPKTAQRLAFHVLDMKEDDVVQFAKSLVDVKRELTYCSVCGHITEQDPCYICQDKQRDRSVICVVEDDKDVIAMEKMREYKGLYHVLHGSISPMDGIGPEDINIPSLIDRLKDEEVKELILAMNPNLEGESTAMYISRLVKPIGVTVTRLAQGLSVGGDLEYADEVTLSKAIMGRTEM encoded by the coding sequence ATGCATTATCCTGAACCAATCTCGAAACTTATTGACAGTTTCATGAAACTGCCAGGCATTGGACCTAAAACGGCTCAACGTCTGGCGTTTCATGTATTAGATATGAAAGAAGACGACGTTGTTCAATTTGCCAAATCACTTGTAGATGTTAAAAGAGAGCTAACCTATTGTAGTGTATGTGGACATATCACAGAACAAGACCCATGTTATATTTGCCAAGATAAGCAAAGAGATCGATCTGTCATCTGTGTAGTAGAAGATGATAAAGATGTTATTGCAATGGAAAAGATGCGTGAATACAAAGGACTGTATCATGTACTACATGGTTCTATATCACCTATGGACGGTATTGGACCTGAAGATATTAATATACCTAGTTTGATTGATCGCTTAAAAGACGAAGAAGTAAAAGAATTGATACTAGCAATGAACCCTAATTTAGAGGGAGAGTCGACAGCTATGTATATCTCAAGACTAGTAAAACCAATCGGCGTTACAGTAACGAGATTAGCACAAGGTCTTTCTGTAGGTGGAGATTTAGAGTATGCAGATGAAGTTACATTATCTAAAGCTATAATGGGTAGAACAGAGATGTAG